The genomic window CGTCTACGCCAAGATCAACGGCCGGCTCTATCCGGCGTTGAATCTGACGTCGGCGCGGCTTGCGGTCGGCAACGCCGCGGCACCCGCCTGGGTGACCCCCGGCGAAATCGCCAAATACCCCACCGGTCCGATGATCGGCATACCCGGAGTGCCGGACAGCCTGCCCGTCACCAGCAGCACGGTCTCGGCGTGGTCAATCTGTGACACCGCGCAGACCGGAGCAGGTGCTCGGGGCAGCGGAACGTCGCCGGTGGTGACTTCCATTGCGGGGCAACTCATGCCGATGGGCAGGGCGACCGCGATGGGAGCCCGCCAGGCGGTATTGGCGACGCACAGGGGCGCGACGTACGTCATCTGGGGCGGGCAACGTTCGCGCATCGACCCGACGGACCGGTCGGTGACGTTCAACCTCGGCCTCGACCCCGGCGTCACCTACCCGATGGAAATCTCCAACGCACTTTTCGACGCCATGCCCGCGACGGAACCGCTGGTGTTGCCCACTGTTCCGGAGGCCGGCACACCGTCACGGTGGTTACCGGACGACAAGGTCGGCAGTGTGCTGGAATCCCGCGACGCCAGCGGCACGGTCAGCGGCTTCTACGTGCTGTTACCCGGCGGAGTGCAGAAGGTCAGCGCGTTCGTCGCCGACTTGCTGCGCACTGGCAACTCGCAGGGAAACACCACCCCCACCCTGGTACCTCCCGACAAACTGATCCATATCCCCGTCGTCGACGTACTGGACGTGGACTATTACCCGACCGGGAAGCTGGAATTCGTTGACACCACCGCGAATCCGGTCACCTGCGTCGGATGGGAGAAGCAGTCCAGCGACCCGCAAGCGCGGATCACCATCTTCACCGGGCGAGGACTACCGGTGCCGATCGGCATGGACTCCCGGGTGGTGCGCCTGGTCCGCGACGACCGCAACCCCGATTCGGCCGAGGCCCACCAGACACTGGTGTTGCCGGGTGCGGCCAACTTCGTCGCCACCACCAGCGGGGTGGCAGCGGCCGACAGTCGCGAAAGTCTGTATTGGCTTTCGCCGCAGGGGGTTCGATACGGCATTCAATCCGAGCAGCGGACGTTGCAGGCGCTCGGACTGGACCCACGCCTGGCCGTGCAAGCTCCATGGCCGATCGTGCGCACGTTCGCACCGGGTCCCGCCATCAGTCGCGACGCGGCATTGGTTGCGCGCGACGCCGTCCCCGCTGGCGGTGTGGTGGCGCCCCTTCCCGAGTCCAACGATCAAAGCGCCGGGGGTTAAGCATGTCCAAACGGGGCTTCGTTCGGGGCAAACGCACTCCACCGCCTACCGTCCCACCGGTGCGTGTGGCGGTCGCCGCACCGCTGGCACTGCCAGAGCGTGAGCCGCGCAACATCCTGTTGATGATTGCACTGCCGGCGCTGCTGATCGGGATCATCGGCACGCTGGTGGTGATGTATGCATCGGGTATTCGGACCCTGCAGTCAGGCTTCTTCCCGATGATCGGACTGGTCGGTTTCGGTGCGCTGATGTTCGGTGGGCGATTCGGCCGCGGCCGCCGAATCAGCTGGGGCGAGCAGGAAAAGCAGCGCCGCAGCTACCTGCGTCAACTCGACGAGGATCGCGAGGAGGTGCAGCGCGCCGCCCAGGAGCAACGCCGCAGTCAGCTGTTCGTCCATGCCGATCCGCAGCAGCTGGACACCGTGATCGGCGGACCACGGATGTGGGAGCGGCGCCCGACCGACCCCGATTTCCTCGACGTCCGGCTGGGCATCGGCGTCCAGCAAGCCAGCGAATCGGCGGTCACATTGCAGTGGCCCGACGTTCCGGTCGGGGAAGAACTCGAACCGGTGACCGGCGGTGCGTTACGCGACTTCATCCTCGAGCAGAGCAAGATTCGCGGCATCGGCAAGGTGGTGAGCCTGCGGTCGAAGCCGGGATTCAGTTTCATCGCCGACGACCCAAGTGAATTGCACGCCCTGGCAAGGGCAATCATGTGCTCGCTGGCGGTCTACCACAGCCCCAACGACGTCAAGCTGATGGTGGTCACCCGCCACCCCGAGGCGTGGTCCTGGTTGGTGTGGCTGCCGCACAACCAACACGATGAGATGTTCGATGCGTGCGGGCTGCGGCGACTGGTGTTCACCTCGCCCACCGAGTTGGAAGACGCGCTCGATGCCGAGCTGCACCGCAAAGGTCGTGGACCGTGGACACCGCCGGTCGCAGCCAGCCCGACCTCGATGCCGTCGGCGATAGAGTCACCGAGTGGAGTCTCGCTCGGTCCGCATTGGGTGATTGTCGACGACAACGTCGGCACACCCGAGCAGTGGGAGGGCGTGACCGGCCAGAAAGGCATGGCCGGCATCACGGTGCTGCGGCTGGCGACCCGCGTCGGTGTCGGCGTCGGATTCTCCGATGAGAGCCAGCGTTTCACGCTGCGCGAGGGCAGGTTGACGCACCGCGACACCTTTTACGCGCTGGCCGATGTGCTTGCCGACAGCACCGCCAACAGATACGCCCGGGCGCTGGCGCGCTGGTCTCCGATGGCCGCTGGTGAACTGTCCGAAACCGACAGTCAAGGCGGAGAGCTGTTGCGTGCCTTGGGCATCAGCGACCCGCGTGAACTCGACGTCGAACGGCTGTGGGCGGAGAGCCGCGGCCGCGGCGACCCGAAATGGGCGATGGTGCCGGTCGGCGTCAAGCAAGGCGGCGAGCTGCAGTATGTGATCCTGCGGGCCAAGGACTTTGGCGGATATGGTTTCCATTCGGTGGTGATCGGCACGTCGGGATCAGGGAAATCCGAGTACTTCCTGTCGTTGTGTAGCGGGATCGCGCTCACCCATTCGCCGGAGACGTTCATCGTCATCTTCGTCGACATGAAATTCGAATCCGCGGCCCAGGACCTGCAGGGCTTCCCCCATGTCGCCGGTTCGCTATCCAATCTCGGCAAGGACGATCGGCACTTGGCCGAGCGTATGCGGAAGGCAATCAACGGTGAAATCGCCCGTCGCTATCGGCTTTTCAAAGATGCCGGGGCGCGGGACGCCAACGAGTACGAGGAAATGCGGCTCGCTGGAAGGGATCTGGAGCCCGTGCCGATCCTGCTGGTCATCATCGACGAGTATCTCGAATTGTTCATCCATCATCCCGAGTGGATCGATCTGGTCATCCACATCGGGCAGGAGGGCCGCGGCTGCAACGTCTTCTTCACCCTCGGCGGCCAGCGCCTGGACCTGTCGTCGCTGAGCAAGGTCAAGAGCAACATCGCCTTCCGCGTGGCGCTGCGCGCCGAGACCGCGGAGGACTCCCGCGATGTCATCGGCAGCGACGCGGCGCTGCATCTGCCGTCGAAGGAAAACGGTTATGCCCTACTGAAAGTGGGGCCACGCGACCTGGAGCAATTCCGCTGCTTCTACGTCTCAGCGCCCTTCGTCGTGCCCAAACGTGCCGTCAACGTGGACACGACCGTGGCCATGAGTTTCTCCCAACCGCGTTCCTACACTTGGGAATACCAGCCGCTGACTGACGCTGACAGCGCGGCGCTGGCCGTGGCGGACGCGCCGCAGGAACCCGATGAGTTCCTGTTTCACTCCGACGGTTTCCGGAAGAAGAAACTCGTCGACGTGGTCCGCGATTCGCTGGTCTCACACACCGCGCGGCCACCACACCAAATCTGGCTGCCGCCTCTGGAAGTGAGCGAACCGATCGACATGCTGGTCGCGCGCTGGCGCGGCCGGCCGTGGCACGTCGACTACGGGCGCAATCCCGGGTTGGTGTTCCCGGTCGGGATCGTAGACATCCCCGAAGAGCACACCCAGCGCGTACACGTCATCGACGCCGAGATGGACAACATCATGGTGGTCGCCACCGCGCAGCGGGGAAAGTCGACCACGTTGATGACGCTGATGTCCTCAGCGGCGTTGATGTACCGTCCCGAGCGCGTCACTTTCTTCTGCGTAGGCGCCTCGCTGTATCCGATCGAGGACTTGCCGCATGTGGCATCGGTGGTGAGTCCCACCGACACCGAGGGCGTGTCCCGAACCATCGCCTCCATCGAAGGATTGATGCTCGCCCGGGAAGCTTCGTTCAAGAAGTACCAGATCGACATCTCCGAATTCCGAGAGCGACGATTCACCGCGGATGCCGTGGGCCCCACGGACCCCGACGACAAGTTCGGTGACGTCTTCCTGGTGATCGACAACTTCAGCGATCTGTACGACAAGGACGCCGCCATCGGCGAGCGGGCCATCGCCATCGCGCGTCAGGGTTTGTCCTACGGCGTACACATCATGACCAGTGCCACCGCCTGGCTCGTCGGTCAGAAGCAGCAACTGGTCAACGTATCCAACGCCCGCATTCAACTGCGACTGAGCAACCCCGACGAAACGCAGATGGGCGAGGGATTCGAGCGCAAGAAGGCCGCCCGCAACACCCTGGACCGGCCCGGGTTCGGGGTGACCAGGGACGGCCATGAGTTGCTAGTCGGCGCCCCGGAGGTGATCGGCCCGGCCGGTGACCGAGTGTCGACGCGCGAGATCGGCCGGCTGATCGCAGACCTGACCGGCGCAGGTCGCGTCGAAACGTTGGCACGATTGCCCGCACGGGTGGCACTACAGGACGTGATGGCTGCCTTCGCCCGCAGCGCCGACGCCGCGGACCCGTTGAACATTCCGTTTGGGATCGGTGAGACGGCGCTGCAGCCAGCGGTGCTGCCGACCCGCGTGGCGCCCAACATGCTGATCGTCGGACGGCAATCGTGTGGCAAGACAACCACTTTGGCCGCGATCGGCCAGACGATTGTCGAGCGCTTGACGCCCGAGCAGGCGCAGATCACCATCATCGATCCCAAGACCTCACTCATCGGCAAAATCCGGGGCGAGCACGTACGGGCCTACGCCTACACCGCCGATGACATCGACGCGGTGCTCGGTGAGTTGGCGCAGCTGCTGCGCGACCGGCTGCCGCCGTCAGGGCTGAGCCAAGAAGAGCTGTTGAGCCGGGGCACATGGGAAGGCCCGCACCACTTCATCTTGATCGACGATGAGCAGGAGTTGCGACCCCATGGGGTAATCGGCAAGGGCGCGGCGACGGCGCCGCTGTGGAGCCTGATCGAACGGAGCCGCGAGATCGGTCTGCATGTCATCGCCTCCCGCCTGCCGGGCAACTGGGCGGGAGTGTCGGTAACTAATCCGTTCCTGCAGAAGATGACGGGTTCGCGCGCTCCCACCCTGTTCATGGACAACGATCCGGCCGCCGTCAAAGTGTTCGGCCGGACCAGCGCCCAGCAATTGCCGCCGGGGCGGGGCCTGTTGGTCACCACCGATGGCGTCATGGAAGGAGTGCTGGTGGGAGACCCGGCTCAGGAAAGGTGAGTCGACAGCTAGCGTGGCCGATTTTAGACTCAGACCGCTCGTTTGCATGTCAAGCTGAGCAGGCAAGTGGGAGGCACATATGACTGGTTTCTTTGAGATGGTGCCCGGCGCCGTCGACATGTCGGCGGCTGCGGAGGCCGGCATCAGCGAGGAAATGGCGGCGACGACGGCGGCCGGCGCCGCGGCGCTCACCGGCGTCCTGCCCATGGCGGCCGACACCGACTCGATCGAATTCGCGGCCGCACTCAACGCCGCCGGGGCGGCCTACCTGGCCACGGCCGCCGAGCACGTCGGTCAACGCGCCGGCTTTTCCGGGGCCCAAGGCCTGGCATCTGCGACCACAGTTGCGACCGACGGCCTGAACGCCGCGGCGACCGCCCTCGGCGGCTAGGAGACGGCATGCCCGACCCCAGGTGGACCGGTCCGCCCGAAGTCGTCGCCGCGATCTTCGAGGCCGGATCACCTGCATCGGTCATCGCCAACAACACCGTCTGGGTCACCGAAACCGCCAACAAGGAACTGTCGGCTGGCCTCTCGGCGGTCAATACGTTGGCCACCGCCACGCAGTGGCAAGGCGTGAGCGCGCTCGCGTCGATGGTGACCGCCACGGGACTCAACGCCGGACTCCAGACGTTGGTGGGCTGGACGGCCGAGAAGATCAGCGTCACTCAAGCCGCCGTCGAAGCCTTTGCCGTCGCTCGGTCGGCGGTCATTCCCTCCCTCGTCTCGCAGACCAACCGCGACGAGTGGGCGGTCCTCAACGCCACCAACTTCCTGGGCATCAACACCCCAGCGATCGTCGAGCGGGACTGTGAGTATTTCGGCGAGCACTGGCCGCACAACTCCAGCGTCGGCTGGACGTACTCCGGTGCGCTGAGCGCGCTCGTCGCGGCGTTGGCCGTTCCCCCGCCGGTCGCGCCCATGGGTGCGTCGCCGGCCGCCCCCGCAGCGGCGGCGCAAGCCGTCGCCCAGGCGGCGGGACAGTCGGGCATGAACGGCGCGATGCAGGCATCGACTCAGGCCGCGCAGACCACATCCGCGCCTTCGGAAGCGACGGGCCAGCTCAGTTCGCTGATGCAGCAGCCGATGCAGATGGTGTCAGGTGTGACCGAACCGCTGAAAGAGATGGCGCAGGCGCCGATGCAGGCGATGCAGGGCTTCACCAGCCTGCCGCAAAGCATGATGCAGGCGATGGGTGGCATGTTCGGGTCTGCCGGAGCCTCGAATGCGGCGACGGTGACTGCGGCTGCCGAGCCGGTCGTGGCCGCGGGCAGCGTTGCCGGAGGCGCGGCCTCGGGTGGGGGTGCGGGCAGTGTCGGGAGCTTCCCCGGCGCGGGATTGACCAGTTACACCCGTCCCACCAGCAGCTTCGAGTCAGAGGCGGGCGGACGGCCGACCAGTGTGCGCGCGGGGGTCCTGAACGCCGCCGAGGTGCGCGGACCGGTCGCCTCTAACGCGATGGGCGGCGCGCCGATGCCGATGTCACCGGCCGGCATGCTCGCTCGGGGCGCCGGATCCGAATCCGAGAAGGATGCGGCGGTGGCGCGGGCTCGCGTTGTGGTCCAAGGGGAACCCACCGACCCGCGCTAGCCGTCCGCTCCGCGCTTTGGTCACAGTTGTCACACCAGCCTCTGTCCAGACCGATGCACTTTTTGCCCGACTCATAGCGACAGCGCCATTTGTCGCTCGGAGGTGGGCACCACGGCTACTGCTGGGAGGAGGGGCCAGTGTGGCTGATGTGACAGTTCATCGCCCGCGGCCGGGGCTGAGGATGATGGGCCCCGGCTCTCTTCGCGGGCTGCGCCCGCTCATCGCCCGCGGCCGGGAGGCCCCGCGAATGCCTGCGCCAGAGACAACCACCGCCGCGCGTCCGCACCGTCGGCGGTTACATCCAGACTGCTCAACGCCCGTCGTTGCGTCACCAGGAAACAGAAGTCCAGAGCCGAGCCGGTGACCCGCTGCGACGCATCATCTGGTCCCCACGTCCAGACATCACCGCCGGGTCCGCGCAGTTCGACGCGAAACGGCTCGTTCGGTGGCGTCAGATTGTTGACGGCGAAGGCGTAGTCACGGGTGCGCACACCCAGGTGCGCGATCGAGCGCAGCCGTTCGGTGGCCGGGCGACTGACGCCGAGCGCATCGGCGACATCCAACCCGTGCGCCCAGGTCTCCATCAGTCGCGCCGTCGCCATCGATGCCGCACTCATCGGCGGCCCGAACCAAGGCAACTTGCGGCCGTCGGGGACGGTCACCAGCGCCTGGTGCAGCTTCTCGCGAGTGATCCGCCAGTCGTTCAACAGATCACCGGGCGGCATGGCGGCCAGATCCTCGGCACCGGCGTCGACGAACCCGCCGGGATCGGCGGCCGCGGCGGTCAGCACCACCCCGAACGCCTCCTCGTCGGTGACCGCGGTGAGCGCGACGCGGTCGGTCCACAACAAGTGCGCGATCTGGTGCGCAATGGTCCAGCCGGGCGCGGGTGTCGGCATGGCCCATTCGTCCGGGGACAGCGGCGTCACCAGCGCGTCGAGGTCGTCGCTCTCCGCGCGCAAGTCAGCGACTATCGCCCCGGGACCTGCCATCACTTCCTCCCTGACTTGGCCGGTAGGCCGCGCCGGCCGACGACGCTGTGCACCAACAGCCCCATCAGATAGATGACCGAGCCGAACAAGACGAACACCGGCGCCCGCCCGTCGTCGGGGACCAGCGCCGCACCAACGGTCACCGCGACGATAAACGAAACCCAGAACAGGGCGTCCTGCACGGCGAAAACGTGTCCGCGCAGCGCGTCGTCAACGTCGATCTGCATCGCCGAGTCGGCGCACAACTTGACCACCTGCCCGGCCACGCCCAGGGAGAAACCGCAGGCCACCATGACCGGCAACAGCAAGCTGGCACCGGCGAGCTGGATGATCGCCGCGGCCACCAGAGCGCCGTTGGCCGTCGCGTACCGCCCCCAGCGGCGAATGATGACGGGGGTCAACACGTTGGCCAGGAACGCGCCGAGGCCGGTAGCCCCGAAGAACACCAGCGCGGTGCCCAACCCGGCCACGTCGGCATCGGGCATGTGGTGCACCAACAACAGGATCAGCAGTGAGTTGATGCCGACGACCATGCGGTGGGCGGCCAGCCCGGACAATGCCGCCGCAACCGTTGGGCGTTGAACCACCGTGCGCAACCCGTGCACCCACCCGGTGAGCACCGCGTAGAGGGCCGAGCCATGGATCGCGCGTTTGGTGTCGTCCGGACCGAGCACCCGCGGGGCGAACCGCAACGACAGCAACAGCGCGATCGACACCGGTATCGCGGCGACGAAGATGACGAGCGCCGCACCCCGGTCGCCACCGCCGCCGAAATAGCGCGGCACCAACATGAAATTGGCGCCGACGAAAGCCGCGACCGCACCCGAGGCGGTCGCCACCGAGTTCATCGTGACCACCTTTTCGCGGGGCACCACGTGCGGCAACGCCGCCGACAATCCCGACGCGACGAACCGGGCCAAACCGTTGGCCAGCAGCGCCGCGCACAACAACAGCACGTCACCTGCTCCGACGGCCAAGATCGTGCCGATCACGGCGATGAACGCCAAGCGGCTGATGTTCGCGCCCACCAGCACCAGACGCCGATCCCAGCGGTCCATCAGCGCCCCAGCGAACGGACCCAGCAGCGAATACGGCAGGAACAGCACGGCGAACGCCCGCGCGATCGCCATCGGGTCAGCGGCCCGGTCCGGATTGAACAGCAGCGCGCCGGCCAACCCCGCCTGAAAAAGGCCGTCACCGAACTGGCTTGCCATGCGCACCTGCATCAGTCGCCAGAAGTCCGGCATCTCGCGTATCGACCGCCACAACTCGACGGGTGCGCGTGCCTGCGTGCGGCTGCGATTCAACAGAACCCACTTCCACGATCGGGCGCAGGCAAGGCTCTTGTCGCGCTGTGCCGCCCCAACAACATTACAAATCTTCACCGACGACGCTTGTTTATGCCGGGCTCAGCTTCGGGGGTGCGATGATGTTGGGGTGGCGCCGCACGAAGATCCCGAAGACTATGTCGCACCCGCCGCGCAACGGGTTCGCGCGGGTACGTTGCTGCTGGCCAACACCGACCTGCTCGAACCGACTTTCCGCCGCAGCGTCATCTACATCGTCGAGCACAACGACGGGGGAACGCTGGGAGTGGTGCTCAACCGGCCCAGCGAAACCGCGGTCTACAACGTCTTACCGCAGTGGGCCAAACTCTCCGCCAAGCCCAAGACGATGTACATCGGCGGCCCGGTGAAACGGGACGCCGCCTTGTGTCTGGCGGCCTTGCGGGTCGGGGCCGAACCCGACGGCGTGCCCGGTCTACGGCACGTGGCCGGTCGCATTGTGATGGTGGATCTGGACGCCGAGCCCGAGGCGATCGCACCGGTCGTCGAAGGCGTGCGCATCTTCGCCGGCTACTCCGGCTGGACCATCGGTCAACTCGAAGGCGAAATCGAGCGCGACGACTGGATCGTCCTGTCTGGCTTGCCCTCCGACGTCCTGGTCGGCCCGCGGACCGACCTGTGGGGACAGGTACTGCGCCGACAACCGTTGCCGCTGTCGCTACTGGCGACTCACCCGATCGACGTCAGCCGCAACTAGGCGGTTCAGTCGCACGACGCGGTTCAGTCGCACGACAGTGTGCAGCCCGCGCAATTGCCGCCGCATCCGGCGGCATCCGCGGCCTGGGTGCGCAGCGCATACCGCGCGCTCTGCCAGGACCCGGTGGCCAGCGTTCCGACGGCACCGGCGATGCAGACGATGACCACCACCAGGGCGGTCTGCGGCGAGGCCGCCAATGCCACCACTCCCCCGGCGGTGAGCATCACCGCGGCTGCCAACTGAGTCGGCGCCATGGCACGTCGCGCCAACAACGTCGAGTCGGCCGGCTGAGTCTGCGTTAGCGACCAGACCCCGAATGCGGCGGAAGCAACTGCCGCACACATGCACAGCACGCCGGCGATAAGCATGCGCTCACAATACGAGTCAGCTTGGGGTTCCGCTCGCCGGGCTCCCCACCGGCCTGGTTCCGGATCGGCTTAGCGCTGAGGGGTCATCGTGATCAGCGGGCCCTGCCCGGGTGTCAGCGTGACCAGCGGCGGCTGCGCGGTCGCCGGGCTGGGCACGGCTGGCTGCGCGGGCAGCCCGACCGCGCCCGACCGGGCGGTCTGTGCGGGCGGGGCAGCCGGTGCCGGAACAGCCGCGGGCGCCGGTGCCGCGGGAACCGCAGGAGCGGGAGCCGGTGCCGCCGGAGCCGGAGCGGCCGGAGCGGCCGGAGCGGTCCCCGGCGCCGTCACCCGGAAGCCGTTGACGATGGCGTCGGTGGCAGGGGCATCGGAGACCGCCTGCGAAGCGGCGGTGGTCACCGACAACGACACCAGGTACTTCTCGTTTCCGGCGGTGGCGATGACGTGGCGCCGCGACGTGTTGAGCGTCATGTCGTTCTCGCGGTACGTGCCTTCGATGACCGACGACGGGAAGTTGCCGAGATTCGCCATCGAGGCATTCGTGGTCTGCCACCCGAGCAGTTGCTGGCTGTCGACGTAGCCGTGGCTGATGGCTTCGGCGGGATCGAAGTCGCCGACCAGCTTGTACACCACGATCTGGGCGTTCGAGGTGTAGATGCTGTTGCCGCCGACCCGGTCAGCGATCACCACGAATGCATCCGGGACGTTGGGGTCGGGCACCTGCGTCCAGCGCGGCGGCACCGGCAAGGTGATGTCGAGCGCCTTGAACCCCTGCGCGCGCTGCGCTTCGAGCTTGACGCCTTTGGCGCGCAGGTAGTCCCGCAGGGTGCCGCTGACCGCGGGCGTCGCGGCCGGCGGCGTGGGCGCTGCGACGGCCCCGGCACCGGCGGCCGGAACCGCGGCGGGAACCGGGGAAGCAATCGGAGCCGGCAGCTGTACCGGAGGCACAGCTTGCGCCGGTGCCGGAGCGAACCTGTTGGTGACGCCACCGGGATAAACCGTGAGGTTCTGCGCCGGCGGCACGGCGGCTTGAGACGGGCCTGGCGCGGGGATGGCGGGGGGTGGATACAGCGGATCGGCAGACGCCGTACCGCTGGTGATCAGCACGACGCCGACGAAGCCGGCGGCCACGCCTCCCGCGAAAACCCGCCAGTTGCGGGCGATCTGAATCATGTGCGTCGATCCCTCCGAATAACGTCGGGCGCCAGCGCCCGTCATGAACGCCGAATCTAATAAGTTCCTAAGGGCGGGACCAGGCTTGAAATGAACCTGGGACGAACCTCTGATCGGCGTGCAACGCAACCGAGACCATCCCGTGGCCGGCGGCTCGGCCACCGGGCCTCGCGGGCCGCCCTTATACCCTGTTGAGCGTGACCGAATCGCCGACCGCTCCGCCGGGCAGCACGCCTGGTGTCACCGACGCGGACACCGACGCGCCGCGGCACCGCTACACCGCCGAGCTGGCGGCCAGGCTGGAACGAACTTGGCAGGACAACTGGGCCCGGCTGGGAACGTTCAACGTGCCCAACCCGGTCGGCTCGCTGGCGCCGGCGGACGGCACGGCCGTGCCTACCGACAAGTTGTTCGTGCAAGACATGTTTCCCTACCCGTCCGGGGAGGGGCTGCACGTCGGGCACCCCTTGGGCTACATCGCCACAGACGTCTATGCGCGCTACCACCGGATGATCGGGCGCAACGTCTTGCACGCTTTGGGCTTCGACGCATTCGGACTTCCGGCCGAGCAGTACGCCGTCCAGACCGGTACTCATCCGCGCATCAGGACCGAAGCCAACATCGTCAACTTCCGGCGCCAGCTGAGTCGGCTGGGCCTGGGTCACGACAGTCGGCGCAGCTTCTCCACCACCGATGTCGAGTTCTACAAGTGGACGCAGTGGATTTTTCTGCAGATCTACAACGCGTGGTTCGACACCGCCGCCAACAAGGCCCGCCCGATAGCGGACTTGATCGACGAGTTCGATTCGGGCGCAAGGTCTTTGGAGGACGGCCGGGACTGGTCCGAGCTGTCGGCGGGGGAGCGGGCCGACGTCATCGACGGCTACCGGCTTGTCTACCGCGCGGACTCGATGGTCAACTGGTGCCCCGGACTGGGCACCGTGCTGGCCAATGAAGAGGTGACCGCCGACGGCCGCAGCGACCGGGGAAATTTCCCCGTGTTCCGAAAGCGGCTGCGACAGTGGATGATGCGGATCACCGCGTATTCCGACCGGCTGCTCGACGACCTGGACGTGCTGGACTGGCCGGAAAAGGTCAAGACCATGCAGCGCAATTGGATCGGGCGCTCGACGGGCGCAAGCGCGGTGTTCTCGGCGACGGACAGCGCCGACACCACGCGCGACATCGAGGTGTTCACGACACGGCCCGACACCCTGTTCGGCGCCACGTATTTGGTGTTGGCTCCCGAGCACGAGCTGGTCGACGCGCTGGTTGCCACCGACTGGCCGGACGACGTCAACCGGGCGTGGACCTACGACAGCGCCTCGCCCGCTGACGCCGTCGCGGCCTACCGCAAGGCGATCTCGGCCAAATCCGACCTGGAGCGCCAGGAGAGCCGCGAGAAGACCGGTGTCTTCCTGGGCAGCTATGCCACCAACCCGGCCAACGGGAACCCGGTGCCCATCTTCATCGCCGACTATGTGCTGGCCGGCTACGGCACGGGGGCCATTATGGCCGTACCGGGTCACGACCAGCGGGACTGGGAATTCGCCCGCAAGTTCGGCCTACCGGTCGTGGAAGTGATTGCCGGCGGCGACATTTCAGAGTCGGCTTACACCGGCGACGGAGTGCTGGTCAACTCCGATTACCTGAACGGCATGACCGTCGCGGCGGCCAAGGAGGCCATCACGGCCCGGCTAGAGGCCGACGGCAAAGGCCGGGCCCGCATCGAGTTCCGGCTGCGCGACTGGCTTTTCGCGCGGCAACGGTACTGGGGTGAGCCGTTTCCCATCGTCTACGACAGCGATGGCCGACCGCATGCGCTCGCCGAAGCCGCCCTGCCCGTCGAGCTGCCCGATGTTCCCGACTATTCCCCCGTGTTGTTCGATCCCGA from Mycobacterium kubicae includes these protein-coding regions:
- a CDS encoding PE domain-containing protein, giving the protein MTGFFEMVPGAVDMSAAAEAGISEEMAATTAAGAAALTGVLPMAADTDSIEFAAALNAAGAAYLATAAEHVGQRAGFSGAQGLASATTVATDGLNAAATALGG
- a CDS encoding PPE domain-containing protein, which produces MPDPRWTGPPEVVAAIFEAGSPASVIANNTVWVTETANKELSAGLSAVNTLATATQWQGVSALASMVTATGLNAGLQTLVGWTAEKISVTQAAVEAFAVARSAVIPSLVSQTNRDEWAVLNATNFLGINTPAIVERDCEYFGEHWPHNSSVGWTYSGALSALVAALAVPPPVAPMGASPAAPAAAAQAVAQAAGQSGMNGAMQASTQAAQTTSAPSEATGQLSSLMQQPMQMVSGVTEPLKEMAQAPMQAMQGFTSLPQSMMQAMGGMFGSAGASNAATVTAAAEPVVAAGSVAGGAASGGGAGSVGSFPGAGLTSYTRPTSSFESEAGGRPTSVRAGVLNAAEVRGPVASNAMGGAPMPMSPAGMLARGAGSESEKDAAVARARVVVQGEPTDPR
- the eccB gene encoding type VII secretion protein EccB, producing the protein MPLNLSNRDQNSGHLFYNRRLRAAITRFSVRMKHDDRKQQAAVALSIVLVLLGVGWMALLHIMKPAGLVGQSAVIGNRDTGAVYAKINGRLYPALNLTSARLAVGNAAAPAWVTPGEIAKYPTGPMIGIPGVPDSLPVTSSTVSAWSICDTAQTGAGARGSGTSPVVTSIAGQLMPMGRATAMGARQAVLATHRGATYVIWGGQRSRIDPTDRSVTFNLGLDPGVTYPMEISNALFDAMPATEPLVLPTVPEAGTPSRWLPDDKVGSVLESRDASGTVSGFYVLLPGGVQKVSAFVADLLRTGNSQGNTTPTLVPPDKLIHIPVVDVLDVDYYPTGKLEFVDTTANPVTCVGWEKQSSDPQARITIFTGRGLPVPIGMDSRVVRLVRDDRNPDSAEAHQTLVLPGAANFVATTSGVAAADSRESLYWLSPQGVRYGIQSEQRTLQALGLDPRLAVQAPWPIVRTFAPGPAISRDAALVARDAVPAGGVVAPLPESNDQSAGG
- the eccCa gene encoding type VII secretion protein EccCa; this encodes MSKRGFVRGKRTPPPTVPPVRVAVAAPLALPEREPRNILLMIALPALLIGIIGTLVVMYASGIRTLQSGFFPMIGLVGFGALMFGGRFGRGRRISWGEQEKQRRSYLRQLDEDREEVQRAAQEQRRSQLFVHADPQQLDTVIGGPRMWERRPTDPDFLDVRLGIGVQQASESAVTLQWPDVPVGEELEPVTGGALRDFILEQSKIRGIGKVVSLRSKPGFSFIADDPSELHALARAIMCSLAVYHSPNDVKLMVVTRHPEAWSWLVWLPHNQHDEMFDACGLRRLVFTSPTELEDALDAELHRKGRGPWTPPVAASPTSMPSAIESPSGVSLGPHWVIVDDNVGTPEQWEGVTGQKGMAGITVLRLATRVGVGVGFSDESQRFTLREGRLTHRDTFYALADVLADSTANRYARALARWSPMAAGELSETDSQGGELLRALGISDPRELDVERLWAESRGRGDPKWAMVPVGVKQGGELQYVILRAKDFGGYGFHSVVIGTSGSGKSEYFLSLCSGIALTHSPETFIVIFVDMKFESAAQDLQGFPHVAGSLSNLGKDDRHLAERMRKAINGEIARRYRLFKDAGARDANEYEEMRLAGRDLEPVPILLVIIDEYLELFIHHPEWIDLVIHIGQEGRGCNVFFTLGGQRLDLSSLSKVKSNIAFRVALRAETAEDSRDVIGSDAALHLPSKENGYALLKVGPRDLEQFRCFYVSAPFVVPKRAVNVDTTVAMSFSQPRSYTWEYQPLTDADSAALAVADAPQEPDEFLFHSDGFRKKKLVDVVRDSLVSHTARPPHQIWLPPLEVSEPIDMLVARWRGRPWHVDYGRNPGLVFPVGIVDIPEEHTQRVHVIDAEMDNIMVVATAQRGKSTTLMTLMSSAALMYRPERVTFFCVGASLYPIEDLPHVASVVSPTDTEGVSRTIASIEGLMLAREASFKKYQIDISEFRERRFTADAVGPTDPDDKFGDVFLVIDNFSDLYDKDAAIGERAIAIARQGLSYGVHIMTSATAWLVGQKQQLVNVSNARIQLRLSNPDETQMGEGFERKKAARNTLDRPGFGVTRDGHELLVGAPEVIGPAGDRVSTREIGRLIADLTGAGRVETLARLPARVALQDVMAAFARSADAADPLNIPFGIGETALQPAVLPTRVAPNMLIVGRQSCGKTTTLAAIGQTIVERLTPEQAQITIIDPKTSLIGKIRGEHVRAYAYTADDIDAVLGELAQLLRDRLPPSGLSQEELLSRGTWEGPHHFILIDDEQELRPHGVIGKGAATAPLWSLIERSREIGLHVIASRLPGNWAGVSVTNPFLQKMTGSRAPTLFMDNDPAAVKVFGRTSAQQLPPGRGLLVTTDGVMEGVLVGDPAQER